One genomic region from Gemmatimonadota bacterium encodes:
- a CDS encoding sodium:solute symporter family protein, which produces MADQPYGPGAFAFLAAYLVFMIILGYVARARRRDDSMSSFYLAGKNLGALVLFFTLYATQYSGNTLIGYPGEAYRLGYAWIMSIGFMMAIVVAYLLFAPPLYRASRQWHFVTPGDWISHRFGTGGRSGLTLFASVLFVIAIANYLLAQLLAVGHIVSGLSGGAIPFWAGVVVLAVIILFYETLGGMQAVAWTDCIQGLLLFVGLLGMLAAVVAGSDRLGEATAWIIANQPTKAALPDGETIRTWISTILLVGFAAAVYPQAIQRIFAARSTRSLKRSFTFMAFMPLVTITAVVLVGILAIPQLTGLEGVATDQVMPRLLGVWAAESLWLYVMTVLVLTGIVAAIMSTADSVLLSLSSLLVKDVLGRFRLGSLPEARLTTWGSVCPGLSWPFWSSSP; this is translated from the coding sequence ATGGCGGATCAGCCCTACGGCCCTGGAGCCTTCGCGTTCCTGGCCGCCTACCTCGTCTTCATGATCATCCTCGGTTACGTGGCCCGCGCCCGCCGGCGGGACGATTCCATGTCGTCCTTCTACCTGGCGGGCAAGAACCTGGGCGCCCTGGTCCTCTTCTTCACGCTCTACGCGACCCAGTATAGTGGCAATACGCTCATCGGCTATCCGGGCGAGGCCTATCGCCTGGGGTACGCCTGGATCATGAGCATCGGATTCATGATGGCCATCGTGGTGGCCTACCTGCTCTTCGCGCCGCCGCTCTACCGCGCGTCGCGCCAGTGGCACTTCGTGACGCCGGGAGACTGGATCAGCCATCGATTCGGGACCGGCGGGCGATCGGGCCTGACCCTCTTCGCCAGCGTGCTGTTCGTGATCGCCATCGCCAACTACCTGCTCGCGCAGCTTCTGGCGGTGGGGCATATCGTTTCCGGTCTTTCCGGCGGGGCCATTCCATTCTGGGCGGGCGTGGTGGTCCTTGCGGTGATCATCCTGTTCTACGAGACCCTGGGCGGGATGCAGGCCGTGGCGTGGACCGACTGCATCCAGGGCCTGCTCCTTTTCGTGGGGCTCCTGGGCATGCTGGCCGCCGTGGTCGCGGGAAGTGACCGCCTCGGGGAAGCGACGGCATGGATCATCGCCAACCAGCCGACGAAAGCCGCGCTTCCGGATGGGGAGACGATCCGCACCTGGATCAGCACCATCCTGCTCGTGGGCTTCGCCGCGGCCGTCTATCCGCAGGCCATACAACGCATCTTTGCGGCCCGGAGCACCCGCAGTCTGAAACGGTCGTTCACCTTCATGGCCTTCATGCCCCTGGTCACCATCACGGCGGTGGTCCTGGTAGGCATCCTGGCCATTCCCCAGCTGACCGGCCTGGAAGGGGTCGCCACCGACCAGGTGATGCCTCGATTACTCGGTGTCTGGGCCGCCGAATCCCTCTGGCTGTACGTCATGACCGTGCTCGTGCTCACCGGCATCGTCGCTGCCATCATGTCGACGGCCGACTCCGTCCTGCTCAGTCTCTCATCCCTGCTCGTTAAGGACGTACTGGGCCGCTTTCGGCTGGGATCGCTCCCGGAAGCGCGCCTTACCACCTGGGGAAGCGTCTGTCCTGGATTATCATGGCCATTCTGGTCCTCATCGCCCTGA
- a CDS encoding TOMM precursor leader peptide-binding protein, with protein sequence MNSRSGKLTRTTPADRGFVDRPALTPHLRSHVIGEQQTLLVSESFDTLLHGRVYCDLMPLLDGRRPLAGIVADLEDRHAAADVREAIVSLSDRGYVISADHGMDRSRAAYWTSLGASPGWVEQRLAESRVAVDGDDGRLVRQLEKSGAGVMHGDDARFKVIVCDDYLDARFAEVNRRRLEAGVPWTLVRPSGMEVLFGPVFRADRQGPCWDCLANRLRNHKEAHGFLRHVAGEAAAFKPFAAEPTALEAVYGLMAAEIIKWLVLDEAAPIHDHAISMHVGAFTSSKHAVMRRPQCPACGDEALYRPDRPPEPLKLKASPKPHRNSGGARTVTPEATLAKYRHLVSPVSGVVSWLARTTDENDSWLHVYWAGSNPGMRSRSLSSLRRSLRSKSAGKGNTREQSEASALCEAIERYSGTRCGDEIRIRRRFIDFAAEDEAIHPNDVQLFSDDQLDNAESINAKGHPYNIVPPRLHPDTEIDWTPVWSFTRGRHRYLPTSMLYSMAPEQRGPADLIADSNGCAAGNTQEEAILQGFYELVERDAFAIWWYNGLSVPGVDLSSFGDEFLASATDYYGRCERELWMLDVTSDLEIPSFVALSRRPDAETEDIIYGAGAHADPQLAALRAICELNQCLTWLPRPGGQPGQPGQAGQSGRPTIDDPMALNWWKTARIAECPWLVPSFDTPLKQGSRYPVVEKTDSRDDVEYCREMVEARSMEFLVLDQTRPDIGMPVVRVIVPGMRHFWARFAPGRLYDVPVETGHREHPLAEADLNPAPVIA encoded by the coding sequence ATGAATTCCCGCAGCGGCAAACTGACGAGAACGACTCCTGCCGACCGGGGCTTCGTTGATCGTCCCGCGCTTACCCCGCACCTGAGATCCCACGTCATCGGCGAGCAGCAGACGCTACTGGTTTCCGAATCCTTCGATACCCTGCTGCACGGCAGAGTGTACTGCGACCTGATGCCGCTCCTCGACGGCCGGCGTCCGCTGGCCGGCATCGTCGCCGACCTCGAGGACCGCCATGCCGCGGCCGATGTGCGCGAGGCGATTGTTTCGCTCTCCGACCGGGGCTATGTCATCTCTGCCGATCATGGCATGGACCGATCCCGGGCGGCTTACTGGACGTCGCTCGGCGCATCGCCTGGATGGGTCGAACAACGGCTGGCTGAATCGCGTGTCGCGGTCGACGGCGACGACGGCCGGCTGGTCAGGCAACTGGAAAAGAGCGGCGCCGGTGTGATGCATGGCGACGACGCCCGGTTCAAGGTTATCGTCTGCGACGACTATCTCGACGCACGATTTGCGGAGGTGAATCGGCGTCGGCTCGAGGCTGGAGTTCCGTGGACGCTGGTGCGGCCGAGCGGCATGGAAGTGCTCTTCGGACCCGTCTTTCGCGCAGACAGGCAGGGACCTTGCTGGGACTGCCTGGCCAACCGCCTGCGCAACCATAAGGAAGCTCACGGTTTCCTGCGCCACGTTGCCGGAGAGGCAGCCGCCTTCAAACCGTTCGCTGCCGAACCCACGGCCCTGGAGGCGGTGTACGGGCTGATGGCGGCCGAAATCATCAAGTGGCTCGTACTGGATGAAGCGGCCCCGATCCACGACCACGCGATCTCGATGCATGTCGGTGCGTTCACCAGTTCGAAGCATGCGGTCATGCGCCGGCCCCAGTGTCCGGCCTGTGGCGACGAAGCACTGTATCGGCCCGATCGGCCGCCGGAGCCGCTGAAACTGAAAGCGAGTCCCAAGCCCCATCGCAACAGCGGCGGTGCGCGGACCGTGACGCCGGAAGCGACCCTGGCGAAATACCGCCACCTGGTGAGTCCGGTCAGCGGTGTCGTATCCTGGCTGGCGCGTACCACCGATGAGAACGACTCCTGGCTGCATGTCTATTGGGCCGGAAGCAATCCCGGCATGCGAAGCCGAAGCCTGAGTTCGCTCCGGCGCAGCCTGCGCAGCAAGAGCGCCGGCAAGGGCAACACGCGCGAACAATCCGAGGCCAGCGCCCTCTGCGAGGCGATCGAACGTTATTCGGGCACTCGTTGCGGAGACGAGATCCGTATCCGCAGGCGATTCATCGATTTCGCAGCAGAAGACGAGGCAATCCATCCCAACGATGTGCAGTTGTTCAGCGACGATCAGCTTGACAACGCGGAAAGTATCAACGCGAAAGGGCACCCATACAACATCGTCCCGCCGCGACTTCATCCCGATACCGAAATCGACTGGACCCCCGTGTGGTCGTTCACGCGGGGGCGGCACCGGTATCTGCCGACATCAATGCTCTACAGCATGGCGCCCGAACAGCGTGGTCCTGCTGACCTGATTGCCGATTCCAACGGCTGCGCCGCGGGGAATACCCAGGAGGAGGCCATCTTGCAGGGTTTCTACGAACTGGTCGAGCGCGATGCATTCGCCATCTGGTGGTATAACGGACTGAGCGTGCCCGGGGTCGATCTTTCCAGCTTCGGCGACGAGTTTCTTGCATCGGCCACGGATTACTACGGCCGTTGCGAGCGGGAACTGTGGATGCTCGACGTTACGTCAGATCTAGAGATACCTTCGTTCGTTGCGCTCTCCCGCAGGCCGGACGCGGAAACCGAGGACATCATATACGGCGCCGGCGCCCATGCCGACCCGCAACTGGCAGCCCTGCGCGCGATTTGCGAATTGAACCAGTGCCTGACCTGGCTGCCGCGTCCCGGCGGTCAGCCAGGGCAGCCAGGACAGGCAGGTCAATCCGGCCGACCCACAATCGACGATCCGATGGCGCTCAACTGGTGGAAGACAGCCCGAATCGCCGAGTGTCCCTGGCTTGTACCGTCGTTCGACACGCCGCTTAAGCAAGGCTCGCGATATCCGGTGGTCGAAAAAACGGACTCGCGCGACGATGTTGAATACTGCCGGGAGATGGTCGAAGCCCGGAGCATGGAGTTCCTCGTGCTGGACCAGACCCGGCCGGACATCGGCATGCCGGTCGTGCGGGTCATCGTGCCGGGCATGCGCCATTTCTGGGCAAGATTCGCACCCGGGCGCCTGTACGACGTGCCTGTCGAAACGGGCCACCGCGAGCACCCCCTGGCCGAAGCCGACTTGAATCCCGCACCGGTAATCGCGTAA
- a CDS encoding SDR family oxidoreductase, producing MGVLDSFSLNGRIAVVTGGAGPQFGSSISEALAEAGASVDVASRNLDNYRRFVAELNEQGFDTHPEELDIMKTESIDALKQHVTDRFGRVDILVNSAVVGRGGGFDEQTPDYWAASAQGNMVGLFALCKAFVPVMADQGGGSVINISSIYGVVANDPGLYEETGMKQPPDYTFVKGGMINFTRYIANYYGKQGVRANCICPGGYFNEQPGPFVQRYEHRVPLGRMLDNEDLKGAVVFLASDASRYVTGVALMVDGGWTAL from the coding sequence ATGGGCGTACTCGACAGTTTTTCCCTGAATGGGCGTATCGCCGTGGTCACGGGCGGCGCCGGTCCACAGTTCGGCAGCAGCATCTCCGAAGCCCTGGCCGAGGCGGGGGCGAGCGTGGACGTCGCCTCCAGGAATCTCGATAACTACCGGCGGTTCGTCGCCGAATTGAACGAACAGGGTTTCGATACCCATCCCGAAGAACTGGACATCATGAAGACCGAATCGATTGATGCCCTGAAACAACACGTGACGGACCGTTTCGGCCGCGTGGACATCCTGGTCAACAGCGCGGTGGTCGGCCGGGGCGGCGGCTTCGACGAGCAGACGCCCGACTACTGGGCCGCGAGCGCCCAGGGAAACATGGTGGGCCTTTTCGCCCTGTGCAAGGCCTTCGTTCCGGTCATGGCGGATCAGGGCGGCGGCAGCGTCATCAACATTTCAAGTATCTACGGCGTCGTCGCAAACGACCCGGGCCTGTACGAAGAAACCGGGATGAAGCAGCCCCCCGACTACACCTTCGTCAAGGGCGGCATGATCAATTTCACCCGGTACATTGCGAACTACTACGGCAAGCAGGGCGTACGGGCCAACTGCATCTGCCCGGGCGGGTATTTCAATGAACAGCCCGGTCCGTTCGTGCAGCGGTACGAGCACCGCGTACCCCTCGGACGCATGCTGGACAACGAGGACCTGAAGGGCGCCGTCGTCTTCCTGGCCTCCGACGCGTCCCGGTACGTCACCGGGGTCGCCCTGATGGTCGACGGCGGCTGGACGGCGCTCTAG
- a CDS encoding ATP-binding cassette domain-containing protein, whose product MQHTSPQFTSLAELADRYGETVFCAGNMPVNLDDPDTAWFIDQGAVNLFLVEYQNGVEQAAPQHLLRRESGWLLPGVAPDRGDAAEDTTLSIIARGLPGTLLKRLPASLLSQVHPSELAVQIDTWLSAITETLARFAIPLPRPTALAEPGLTQTLAPSTLSVRRGVVWVSEPPSGASLFMGIVDTSELAESGSSHEAVIPLTRTSWLTLFDEATLTSRSTESLAAQGKLLPALASFHAVAFTLERLNRRLVVVDAVNLERARTASRRTAEKTARQRLYNIYDLPIDRETGVEDTALADALQLIGRHEGIDFKIPARSGQSDSPVGLVDILDASGVRARRVRFQADDNWWHGDSNALLAFRAEDGQPVALLPGMIGRYLEIDPVSKRRVRVTADRAGALAEEAWMFYQPLPTREVKLVDLLGIALRGSASDWARLLIAGLPYGVIRLLPALALGYVANHISAGGSTGALYAVAVAIAAFGLLGALLHLLQSTAMMRLEGRSASRVEAAFWDRLMRLPPGILHRNPAGDLAMSGMTFQNLRDGLRGVVANGLLSIIFLLPVFGVIFFYDATLGVITLLFSLASLLVTVILGLRQISPYGWMISAARRVAGRLFQIVGGISKLRMDNAEGSAYAIWARDYRAQKRAEIELDALEGHSRAFGAALPFLAAGVLLFTVMEAGDRNIPVGDFLVVYTVFIVFQSAISRLGESFGAIASMLPAFQQMRPLLSAAPETGTEGEPVEYLGGDILFDRISFRYDPDGPLILDDVTIRARPGEFVAIAGESGAGKSTLFRLALGIDWPTAGAVYYDGRDLRHLNLKQVRRKIGAVPQSVGLHPQDLWDNLVSHHDGVPTDEVWAAVRTAEVEAQIKAMPMGMMTMVGTSGSVLSGGESQRITIARSVIGSPRIMLFDEATNWLDNENQASVMRNLAALTSTRLVIAHRLSTLEQADRIYVLQAGKVVQSGSFNELKETDGVFKELIRRQIA is encoded by the coding sequence ATGCAGCATACAAGTCCGCAATTCACATCACTAGCCGAACTCGCAGATCGATACGGCGAAACCGTGTTCTGTGCGGGCAACATGCCGGTAAACCTCGACGACCCGGACACCGCCTGGTTCATCGACCAGGGCGCCGTCAATCTGTTCCTGGTCGAATACCAGAACGGGGTGGAGCAGGCGGCGCCGCAGCATCTGCTGCGGCGGGAATCGGGCTGGTTACTGCCGGGTGTAGCACCAGATCGAGGCGACGCCGCGGAAGACACCACGCTCAGTATCATCGCCAGGGGTCTGCCGGGCACCCTGCTAAAACGTCTGCCGGCTTCCCTGCTGTCCCAGGTACACCCATCGGAGCTGGCGGTACAGATCGATACCTGGCTGTCCGCCATTACCGAAACACTGGCGCGTTTCGCCATCCCCCTTCCGCGGCCGACCGCGCTGGCCGAACCCGGCCTGACACAGACCCTCGCACCCAGTACGCTTTCCGTACGGCGCGGCGTGGTGTGGGTCTCTGAACCGCCGTCCGGCGCAAGCCTGTTCATGGGGATTGTCGACACGTCGGAACTTGCGGAGTCGGGCAGCTCCCACGAAGCGGTCATTCCGCTGACCCGGACGAGTTGGCTCACCTTGTTCGACGAGGCGACCCTTACCAGCCGCTCGACTGAATCACTGGCTGCGCAAGGCAAGCTGCTGCCGGCGCTCGCCTCCTTTCACGCAGTCGCATTCACCCTGGAACGCCTGAACCGGCGGCTGGTCGTGGTCGATGCCGTCAATCTCGAACGGGCGCGGACCGCAAGCCGTCGAACGGCCGAGAAAACCGCGCGGCAGCGGCTCTACAACATCTACGACCTTCCGATCGACCGGGAGACCGGCGTTGAGGACACGGCACTGGCGGATGCCCTGCAACTGATCGGACGTCATGAAGGAATCGATTTCAAAATCCCGGCGCGATCGGGTCAATCCGATTCTCCCGTCGGCCTCGTGGACATTCTTGACGCATCGGGCGTGCGCGCCCGGCGCGTGCGTTTCCAGGCCGATGACAACTGGTGGCACGGTGACAGTAACGCGCTGCTGGCATTTCGCGCGGAGGATGGACAGCCCGTAGCGCTGCTGCCGGGAATGATCGGACGGTACCTGGAAATCGATCCGGTCAGCAAACGCCGCGTCCGTGTTACAGCGGACCGTGCGGGTGCGCTGGCCGAGGAAGCCTGGATGTTCTATCAGCCCTTGCCGACGAGGGAAGTGAAACTGGTGGATCTGCTGGGAATCGCCCTGCGCGGGTCGGCCTCGGATTGGGCGCGGCTGTTGATTGCCGGGCTGCCGTACGGCGTGATCAGACTGCTGCCGGCGCTCGCGCTCGGTTACGTTGCGAATCACATATCGGCGGGCGGAAGCACCGGGGCACTCTATGCCGTCGCCGTGGCGATAGCGGCCTTCGGCCTGCTCGGCGCACTGCTGCACCTGCTTCAAAGCACGGCGATGATGCGGCTGGAGGGGCGCTCGGCATCCCGGGTCGAAGCCGCCTTCTGGGACCGTCTCATGCGCCTTCCTCCCGGTATTCTGCACCGCAACCCGGCCGGCGACCTGGCCATGTCGGGTATGACGTTCCAGAATCTCCGCGATGGATTGCGGGGCGTCGTCGCCAACGGCCTTCTGTCGATCATTTTTCTGCTTCCGGTTTTCGGAGTCATCTTCTTTTACGATGCCACCCTCGGTGTCATCACCCTCCTCTTCAGCCTGGCTTCGCTGCTGGTCACTGTCATTCTGGGGTTGCGCCAGATTTCACCGTACGGGTGGATGATCAGTGCGGCCCGTCGCGTCGCCGGCCGGCTTTTCCAGATCGTGGGAGGCATCTCCAAGCTGCGTATGGATAATGCAGAAGGGTCGGCTTACGCCATCTGGGCGCGGGACTATCGTGCGCAGAAGCGCGCGGAGATCGAACTGGACGCCCTTGAGGGACATTCTCGGGCATTTGGCGCCGCGCTTCCCTTTCTTGCCGCCGGTGTACTCCTATTCACGGTGATGGAGGCGGGAGACCGTAACATACCGGTCGGTGATTTTCTCGTCGTTTACACCGTCTTTATCGTCTTCCAATCCGCCATCTCCCGGCTCGGCGAGTCCTTCGGCGCCATCGCTTCCATGCTGCCGGCATTCCAGCAGATGCGCCCGCTGCTTTCGGCGGCACCTGAAACCGGGACGGAAGGAGAACCGGTCGAATACCTGGGCGGCGATATACTGTTCGACCGCATTTCCTTCCGCTACGATCCCGACGGACCGTTGATACTCGACGACGTCACGATTCGCGCCCGACCCGGCGAATTCGTCGCGATCGCCGGTGAATCCGGCGCCGGCAAGAGTACCCTGTTCCGCCTTGCCCTCGGTATCGACTGGCCGACAGCCGGTGCGGTGTATTATGACGGCCGCGACCTGAGGCACCTGAATCTGAAACAGGTGCGCCGGAAGATCGGTGCGGTTCCGCAGTCGGTCGGGCTCCATCCGCAGGACCTCTGGGATAATCTGGTCAGCCACCATGACGGCGTGCCGACCGATGAAGTCTGGGCGGCGGTGCGGACCGCCGAAGTCGAGGCCCAGATCAAGGCCATGCCCATGGGCATGATGACCATGGTGGGCACCAGCGGGTCCGTCCTGTCTGGCGGCGAGAGCCAGCGCATCACCATCGCACGCTCGGTGATAGGCAGCCCGCGAATCATGTTGTTTGACGAGGCGACGAACTGGCTGGACAACGAAAACCAGGCCAGCGTGATGCGCAACCTGGCCGCCCTGACTTCCACCCGCCTCGTCATTGCCCATCGCCTGTCCACGCTGGAACAGGCCGACCGCATCTACGTGCTGCAGGCCGGAAAAGTCGTACAAAGCGGTTCCTTCAATGAACTCAAGGAGACCGACGGGGTATTCAAGGAACTGATCAGAAGGCAAATCGCCTGA
- a CDS encoding NAD(P)-dependent oxidoreductase → MNETPRILVTGSAGVIGSTIVNGLKDRYPLRGFDRVPTPGLDDEVVGDITDMDAVLQATEGMDAVIHLAGNPSGGASWEEILQANFIGTYMLFEAASRNGVRRVAFASRAGLLAPYPQDVFRTIDMTPRPESYYSISKVFGESLGYMYAVRFDMEVVCVRIGNFQKQRDLPGHPHHLSHGDAVRVFERAVIHPGIRFEVVFGVSDSTWRMYDLDHGRRAIDYHPQDKSIIDSEQ, encoded by the coding sequence ATGAACGAAACACCACGTATCCTCGTCACCGGTTCCGCCGGCGTCATCGGATCGACCATCGTAAACGGACTCAAAGACCGATATCCCCTCCGCGGTTTCGACAGGGTGCCTACCCCGGGACTGGACGACGAAGTCGTCGGCGATATCACCGATATGGACGCGGTGCTTCAGGCCACGGAAGGCATGGACGCGGTGATCCATCTGGCCGGCAACCCCTCCGGCGGCGCGTCGTGGGAGGAAATCCTGCAAGCCAACTTCATCGGAACCTATATGCTCTTCGAAGCCGCCAGCCGCAACGGCGTGCGCCGGGTCGCCTTCGCGAGCCGGGCGGGGCTGCTGGCGCCCTATCCGCAGGACGTATTCCGCACGATCGACATGACGCCGCGGCCGGAGAGCTACTATTCCATCAGCAAGGTCTTCGGGGAGAGTCTGGGGTACATGTACGCCGTGCGGTTCGACATGGAGGTCGTGTGCGTGCGCATCGGGAACTTCCAGAAACAGCGGGACCTGCCCGGCCATCCTCATCACCTGAGCCACGGCGATGCGGTGAGGGTGTTCGAACGGGCGGTCATCCACCCCGGCATCCGGTTCGAAGTCGTGTTCGGCGTGTCAGACAGCACCTGGCGGATGTACGACCTGGATCACGGCCGCCGGGCGATCGACTATCATCCCCAGGACAAATCGATTATCGATTCGGAGCAATGA
- a CDS encoding fatty acid desaturase, whose translation MSQRSVEIDGSGPDQADGTQQIEPSVLTALPHYLPLGVFPLIILAALYGGWWLLPPMVFMSLSWSFDRVFGRDGRIMDPWKTPKHRLIWHNLPVWTWAFLWPPTLVFGLWQILVADPFVWWQDVVLAIILTMEAQAVFVVGHELIHRRTKWERRIGEFLLSSASYPQYATEHVYIHHALVGTPYDVGSAPKGESFWRYMPKEIVSNLVNSWEVARERLARRRLTMWHYSNPFWRYGFGVAFWYGLVFWMGGIWAVPVFAFLGLSCVFSMKISNYFQHYGLRRVRLDNGRWEKIMPRHSWSADWKFSNWMLFNAQRHADHHAVASRQYPLLQVSLDESPELPGTYSDMMNIVLKPRKWFEKMDPLVDQWRKHFYPEIDDWSVYDSPIAAKRPDAFDTIVEIFGAAPRLAKWIERNPELLDNLQEQEFLDLDLPKGFEQDEEFESIARRGLARVYWTYEMGVQEMKDLIVELPVVDSRETAEIVRNWSNDKAFQIGMHVVRGNLLPSEARTALSNLAEASISTVLASVVADFGERYGTDSVGEVAAVFLGDLGSREAYPGIAIDMLFVHDGERSRENERLCRSFQRALTDLAQDNLLFSPVSSDSDAIPGLSLTELAERSADLNPGGVPVLTRARRVFEPDGSDIGSRFDDARRRILAEIGTHEAVFAMSSEQPEDRTETSVSAYAHMRGGLNDVEQAARYLQLTRAGDFLDDPAPSASAVFEAAGDEPLAEAANLWRDLQGVMRLVGEDGFDATAAGVKVRSLVANACGQEDFDALASAVDDTASRATSRIEALATHA comes from the coding sequence ATGTCACAGCGTTCTGTTGAAATCGATGGCTCCGGCCCGGACCAGGCTGACGGGACCCAGCAGATCGAGCCCTCCGTCCTGACCGCCCTACCGCATTACCTGCCGCTGGGCGTTTTTCCGTTGATCATTCTCGCCGCGTTGTATGGCGGATGGTGGCTTTTGCCGCCTATGGTCTTCATGAGCCTTTCCTGGTCCTTTGACCGGGTGTTCGGCCGTGACGGACGCATCATGGATCCGTGGAAAACGCCGAAGCACCGCCTGATCTGGCATAATCTGCCGGTCTGGACCTGGGCGTTTCTGTGGCCGCCGACGCTTGTATTCGGTTTGTGGCAGATCCTGGTGGCGGATCCGTTCGTATGGTGGCAGGACGTCGTGCTGGCCATCATATTGACGATGGAGGCACAGGCCGTGTTCGTCGTCGGCCACGAATTGATTCACCGGCGCACTAAGTGGGAGCGCCGGATCGGCGAATTCCTGCTTTCTTCCGCATCTTATCCGCAGTACGCCACGGAGCATGTTTACATCCATCATGCCCTGGTCGGTACGCCGTATGACGTGGGTTCCGCTCCGAAGGGGGAGAGTTTCTGGCGGTACATGCCCAAGGAAATCGTCAGCAACCTCGTCAATTCCTGGGAAGTCGCGCGTGAGCGTCTGGCGCGGCGCCGTTTAACCATGTGGCATTACAGCAATCCCTTCTGGCGCTACGGCTTTGGCGTCGCGTTCTGGTACGGACTGGTATTCTGGATGGGCGGGATCTGGGCGGTCCCGGTCTTCGCCTTCCTCGGCCTGTCCTGCGTGTTTTCCATGAAGATCAGCAACTACTTCCAGCACTACGGTCTGCGCCGGGTCCGTCTGGACAACGGCCGCTGGGAAAAGATCATGCCCCGCCATTCGTGGAGCGCCGACTGGAAGTTCAGCAACTGGATGCTTTTCAATGCGCAGCGTCATGCGGATCATCACGCGGTGGCATCCCGCCAGTATCCGCTGCTGCAGGTCAGTCTCGACGAATCGCCGGAATTGCCGGGAACCTATTCCGATATGATGAACATCGTGCTGAAACCCAGGAAGTGGTTTGAAAAGATGGACCCGCTGGTGGATCAGTGGCGCAAGCATTTCTATCCTGAGATCGATGACTGGAGCGTCTACGACAGTCCGATTGCCGCGAAGCGCCCCGACGCCTTCGACACGATCGTCGAAATCTTCGGCGCCGCGCCGCGGCTCGCGAAATGGATCGAACGGAACCCGGAACTTCTGGACAACCTGCAGGAGCAGGAGTTTCTCGACCTCGACCTGCCGAAAGGGTTCGAGCAGGACGAGGAATTCGAGTCGATCGCGCGGCGCGGGCTTGCCAGGGTCTACTGGACTTACGAAATGGGCGTTCAGGAAATGAAGGACCTGATCGTCGAGTTACCCGTGGTCGATTCGAGGGAAACGGCCGAAATCGTGCGGAACTGGTCGAACGACAAGGCGTTTCAGATCGGCATGCACGTGGTGCGGGGCAACCTGCTGCCGTCGGAGGCGAGAACGGCGCTGTCGAATCTTGCCGAAGCGTCGATTTCGACGGTGCTTGCCTCCGTGGTAGCGGATTTCGGCGAGCGGTACGGCACGGACAGCGTGGGTGAGGTAGCCGCTGTCTTCCTGGGCGATCTGGGCAGCCGGGAAGCTTATCCTGGAATTGCGATCGATATGCTGTTTGTTCATGACGGCGAGCGATCGCGCGAAAATGAGCGTTTGTGCCGGAGCTTCCAAAGGGCCCTGACTGACCTGGCACAGGATAACCTGTTGTTCTCTCCGGTCTCATCCGACTCGGATGCGATTCCCGGTTTGTCGCTCACCGAACTGGCCGAGCGTTCTGCAGATTTGAATCCCGGCGGAGTTCCCGTCCTCACCAGGGCGCGACGCGTATTCGAGCCTGACGGTTCGGATATCGGGAGCCGATTCGACGATGCGCGGCGCCGGATTCTGGCCGAAATTGGCACTCACGAGGCGGTGTTCGCCATGTCGAGCGAGCAGCCGGAAGACCGGACCGAGACAAGTGTGTCCGCATATGCCCACATGCGCGGCGGGTTGAACGATGTCGAGCAGGCTGCGCGCTACCTGCAGTTGACGCGTGCCGGTGACTTCCTCGACGATCCGGCTCCGTCCGCCTCGGCGGTGTTCGAAGCCGCCGGCGACGAGCCGCTGGCGGAAGCTGCGAACCTGTGGCGTGACTTGCAAGGTGTTATGCGTCTTGTCGGAGAGGACGGATTCGACGCGACGGCGGCGGGGGTGAAGGTCAGATCCCTTGTTGCGAACGCATGCGGGCAGGAGGATTTCGATGCACTGGCGTCGGCGGTCGACGATACCGCATCCCGCGCCACCTCCCGGATCGAAGCGCTTGCTACACACGCATGA
- a CDS encoding NHLP leader peptide family RiPP precursor, which translates to MRSGDEMLKQIVEKSALDSDFRQKLLADPKSTICEELDITMPESMTIQVHESDMQTVHIALPPDQNITEEQLEAVSAGLCCCW; encoded by the coding sequence ATGAGAAGTGGCGATGAAATGTTGAAGCAGATTGTCGAGAAGTCCGCCTTGGACTCAGATTTCAGGCAGAAACTACTCGCGGACCCGAAGTCTACCATTTGCGAGGAACTGGACATTACGATGCCTGAATCCATGACGATCCAAGTCCATGAGAGCGATATGCAGACAGTACATATCGCGTTACCCCCGGATCAGAACATCACCGAGGAGCAACTCGAAGCAGTTTCAGCCGGCCTCTGCTGCTGCTGGTAG